Proteins from a single region of Starkeya sp. ORNL1:
- the soxG gene encoding sarcosine oxidase subunit gamma family protein: MLDVSTRRAPLTASPLDTLAPAAKTVPVANLRALPSAARLAFRGREAAIGRAGAVFGVELPREACRFNNSQGKFALWLGPDEWLLLAPATSATPIFEAMDAALGDLPHALVDVSARSVGIEISGSEAARVLNHGCPLDLHVSAFPIGMCTRTLLGKAEIVLMRTGADVFQIDVWRSFASYVWKFLEEARREFE; encoded by the coding sequence ATGCTTGACGTCTCCACCCGCCGCGCGCCGCTGACCGCGAGCCCGCTCGACACCCTCGCCCCCGCCGCCAAGACGGTGCCGGTGGCGAACCTGCGCGCGCTGCCGTCCGCGGCGCGGCTCGCCTTCCGCGGCCGCGAGGCCGCCATCGGCCGCGCCGGCGCGGTGTTCGGCGTCGAGCTGCCGCGCGAGGCCTGCCGTTTCAACAATTCGCAGGGCAAGTTCGCGCTCTGGCTGGGTCCGGACGAGTGGCTGCTGCTGGCGCCCGCCACGTCCGCGACCCCGATCTTCGAGGCGATGGACGCCGCGCTCGGCGACCTGCCGCACGCACTGGTCGACGTCTCGGCACGCAGCGTCGGCATCGAGATCTCGGGCAGCGAGGCGGCGCGGGTGCTGAACCATGGCTGCCCGCTCGATCTTCATGTGTCCGCCTTCCCTATCGGCATGTGCACCCGCACGCTGCTCGGCAAGGCCGAGATCGTGCTCATGCGCACCGGGGCGGACGTGTTCCAGATCGATGTCTGGAGGTCGTTCGCCAGCTATGTATGGAAGTTCCTCGAAGAGGCGCGGCGGGAGTTCGAGTGA
- a CDS encoding L-serine ammonia-lyase codes for MIGVFELFKIGIGPSSSHTVGPMKAAFAFADALASTGTLDSVARVEVALYGSLAWTGKGHGTDKAAMLGLAGEVPDTIDPDNADAIVAEARNLQRLDLAGRHPIRFDAMTDIVFDGVSDTPKHPNTLAFRAYDASGALIAEERWCSIGGGFIVPEAEVGQPTPPAAASVPYPFRNARELLAMAERAGLSIADLVLANERAQRPADEVVAHLDRVVGAMMSCLDRGISTEGELPGGLMVKRRAKAIRDRLLARNDPSPHEIMDWVSLYAIAVNEENAAGGRVVTAPTNGAAGVVPATLRYYRDHTPGASREGMHVFLLTASAIGALFKMNASISGAEVGCQGEVGVACSMAAAGLAASLGATNAQIENAAEIGMEHHLGMTCDPIAGLVQVPCIERNAFGAISAVNAASLALHGDGTHIVSLDKVIVTMRETGRDMASKYKETSLGGLAVNLPEC; via the coding sequence ATGATCGGCGTGTTCGAGCTGTTCAAGATCGGCATCGGCCCCTCCTCTTCGCACACGGTGGGGCCGATGAAGGCGGCATTCGCGTTCGCCGACGCGCTCGCCTCCACGGGTACGCTCGATTCCGTCGCCCGTGTCGAGGTCGCGCTCTATGGCTCGCTGGCCTGGACCGGCAAGGGCCACGGCACCGACAAGGCGGCGATGCTCGGCCTTGCCGGCGAGGTGCCGGACACCATCGATCCCGACAATGCCGATGCCATCGTCGCCGAGGCGCGCAACCTGCAGCGGCTCGATCTCGCCGGCCGCCATCCGATCCGCTTCGACGCGATGACCGACATCGTCTTCGACGGCGTCTCCGATACGCCGAAGCACCCCAACACCCTCGCCTTCCGGGCCTATGACGCGAGCGGTGCGCTGATCGCGGAAGAACGCTGGTGCTCGATCGGCGGCGGTTTCATCGTACCCGAGGCCGAGGTCGGCCAGCCGACCCCACCCGCCGCGGCCAGCGTCCCCTACCCGTTCCGCAATGCCCGCGAACTGCTGGCCATGGCCGAGCGCGCCGGCCTTTCCATTGCCGATCTGGTCCTCGCAAATGAGCGCGCCCAGCGCCCGGCGGACGAAGTGGTGGCCCATCTCGACCGTGTTGTCGGCGCCATGATGTCCTGCCTCGATCGCGGCATCTCCACCGAGGGTGAACTTCCCGGTGGGCTGATGGTGAAGCGCCGCGCCAAGGCGATCCGCGACCGGCTGCTTGCCCGCAACGATCCCTCGCCGCACGAGATCATGGACTGGGTGAGCCTCTACGCCATCGCCGTGAACGAAGAGAACGCCGCCGGCGGGCGCGTCGTCACCGCGCCGACCAATGGCGCCGCCGGCGTGGTACCGGCGACGCTGCGCTATTATCGCGACCACACCCCCGGCGCCTCGCGCGAGGGCATGCACGTGTTCCTGCTCACAGCGAGTGCCATCGGCGCGCTGTTCAAGATGAACGCCTCGATCTCCGGCGCCGAGGTCGGTTGCCAGGGCGAGGTCGGCGTCGCCTGCTCCATGGCCGCCGCCGGGCTCGCCGCTTCTCTCGGCGCCACCAACGCGCAGATCGAGAACGCCGCCGAGATCGGCATGGAGCACCATCTCGGCATGACCTGCGACCCGATCGCCGGCCTGGTCCAGGTGCCGTGCATCGAGCGCAACGCCTTCGGCGCCATCAGCGCGGTGAACGCCGCCTCGCTTGCCCTGCATGGCGACGGCACCCATATCGTCTCGCTCGACAAGGTGATCGTCACCATGCGCGAGACCGGCCGCGACATGGCCTCGAAATACAAGGAAACCTCGCTCGGCGGGCTGGCAGTGAATCTACCGGAGTGTTGA
- a CDS encoding DMT family transporter encodes MDATPSLPPATLEAAARRDRLIGIGAALFAVSIWGAWIVATRHAVSGHLPPAAAGWLRFVVTAVVLAPAWWRIGLIPKTGRLPFLFCFMGSGVCFFLVVGNAMRFVPAADVGPLLPGTMPLVVAVVLVAFFGERLSRLRMIGFACIALGVLALGGRGILESHDGSWRGHLLLLTGAVMWSGYTIAFPRAGMSSAEIVGLIGIWSLIILTPFGLPPLIAAFNAGEGLEILVQLGIQGVGALVALLAFGVAIEKLGSSRAAAFTGLVPPLAALIAVPVLGEHPDAAAITGIVATGLGVALASGAISVRRPSRAHSR; translated from the coding sequence ATGGATGCTACCCCTTCACTGCCACCGGCCACGCTGGAGGCAGCGGCACGGCGCGACCGCCTTATCGGCATCGGCGCCGCGCTGTTCGCCGTCAGCATCTGGGGCGCCTGGATCGTCGCCACCCGGCATGCCGTCTCGGGGCATCTGCCGCCGGCGGCGGCCGGCTGGCTGCGCTTCGTCGTCACCGCGGTGGTGCTCGCCCCCGCCTGGTGGCGCATCGGCCTGATCCCGAAGACCGGCCGCCTCCCGTTCCTGTTCTGTTTCATGGGTTCGGGCGTCTGCTTCTTCCTGGTGGTCGGCAATGCGATGCGTTTCGTGCCCGCCGCCGATGTCGGGCCGCTGCTGCCCGGCACCATGCCGCTGGTGGTCGCAGTGGTCCTCGTCGCCTTCTTCGGCGAGAGGCTCAGCCGGCTGCGCATGATCGGCTTCGCCTGCATCGCGCTGGGCGTGCTGGCGCTCGGCGGGCGCGGCATCCTCGAATCCCACGATGGTTCCTGGCGCGGCCATCTGCTGCTCCTCACCGGCGCCGTGATGTGGTCGGGCTACACCATCGCCTTCCCGCGCGCCGGCATGAGTTCGGCCGAGATCGTCGGGCTGATCGGGATATGGTCGCTCATCATCCTGACGCCGTTCGGCCTGCCGCCGCTGATCGCGGCGTTTAACGCCGGCGAGGGTCTGGAAATCCTGGTGCAGCTCGGCATCCAGGGCGTCGGCGCGCTGGTGGCGCTGCTCGCCTTCGGTGTCGCCATCGAGAAACTCGGCTCCTCGCGCGCCGCAGCCTTCACCGGACTGGTACCGCCACTCGCGGCGCTGATCGCGGTGCCGGTGCTCGGCGAGCATCCGGACGCCGCGGCGATCACCGGCATCGTGGCGACCGGCCTCGGCGTCGCGCTGGCCAGCGGCGCGATCAGCGTGCGTCGCCCCTCTCGCGCACATAGTCGATAA
- a CDS encoding aldo/keto reductase: MEQRKLGATGPTTSALGLGAMGMSDFYGPSDRAESIATVHAALDAGITLIDTGDFYGMGHNEMLIAEAVRGRPRDSYQLSVKFGAQRDPAGNWLGLNLRPEAIKTALSYSLKRLDTDHVDIYRPARMPAGVPVEEVVGTIADLVKAGYVRHIGLSEVGAQTIRRAAAVHPIADLQIEYSLISRGIEEAILPTLRELGIGLTAYGVLARGLISGHWQAKPLAAGDFRAHNPRFQEGNVDANLALVEALRKVAEARGASVAQVAIAWVAAQGDDIVPLVGARRRDRLTESLGALDVKLSADDLAAIERAVPKDAAAGTRYPAMAMADLDSERK; the protein is encoded by the coding sequence ATGGAACAGCGCAAACTCGGGGCAACCGGCCCCACCACCTCCGCCCTCGGCCTCGGTGCCATGGGCATGTCCGACTTCTACGGCCCGTCCGACCGGGCCGAGAGCATCGCCACCGTTCATGCCGCACTCGATGCCGGCATCACTTTGATCGACACCGGCGATTTCTACGGCATGGGCCACAATGAGATGCTGATCGCCGAAGCGGTGCGCGGACGCCCGCGCGACAGCTACCAGCTCAGCGTCAAGTTCGGCGCGCAGCGCGATCCCGCCGGCAACTGGCTCGGCCTTAATCTCCGCCCGGAGGCGATCAAGACCGCCCTTTCCTATTCGCTGAAGCGCCTCGACACCGACCATGTCGATATCTACCGCCCGGCCCGCATGCCGGCCGGGGTACCGGTGGAAGAGGTGGTCGGCACCATCGCCGACCTGGTGAAGGCCGGCTACGTCCGCCATATCGGCCTGTCCGAGGTCGGCGCGCAGACCATCCGCCGCGCCGCCGCTGTGCATCCGATCGCCGACCTGCAGATCGAATATTCGCTGATCTCGCGCGGCATCGAGGAGGCCATCCTGCCGACCTTGCGCGAACTCGGCATCGGCCTCACCGCCTATGGCGTGCTGGCGCGCGGCCTGATCTCCGGCCACTGGCAGGCGAAGCCGCTGGCGGCTGGCGATTTCCGCGCCCACAATCCGCGTTTCCAGGAGGGCAATGTCGACGCCAATCTCGCGCTGGTCGAGGCTCTGCGGAAAGTCGCCGAAGCGCGCGGCGCCAGCGTCGCCCAGGTCGCCATCGCCTGGGTGGCGGCGCAGGGCGACGACATCGTGCCGCTCGTCGGCGCCCGCCGCCGCGACCGGCTCACCGAGTCGCTCGGCGCGCTGGACGTGAAGCTGTCGGCAGACGATCTCGCCGCCATCGAGCGCGCCGTGCCCAAGGACGCCGCCGCCGGCACCCGCTACCCCGCCATGGCGATGGCGGATCTCGACAGCGAGCGGAAGTAG
- a CDS encoding LysR family transcriptional regulator: MLEPDLADLGAFADVARHRSFRGAASLRGVSPSTLSEAVRRLEERLGVRLLNRTTRSVTLTEAGARLLDRLLPALSEVSEALDTVNSFRDSPTGTLRLNVPIIVARMVLPGLVEGFLKAHPGITLEVAAEDTFVDVLAAGFDAGVRYGERLEQDMIAVPIGPRRQSFAAGASPAYLAVHGEPRHPRELLDHACIRHRFPSGVLPAWEFERNGEIVRVNPGGPLIASNIELQLATAIAGLGIVSSFEWLLAPSFASGALVPVLPDWWQEFEGPFLYYPSRRLLPAPLRAFIDYVRERGDAR; encoded by the coding sequence ATGCTGGAACCTGACCTCGCCGATCTCGGCGCCTTCGCGGATGTCGCCCGTCATCGGAGCTTCCGCGGCGCGGCGAGCCTGCGCGGCGTGTCGCCCTCGACCTTGAGCGAGGCGGTGCGCCGGCTGGAGGAGCGGCTCGGGGTGCGCCTGCTCAACCGCACCACGCGCAGCGTGACGCTGACCGAGGCCGGCGCCCGTCTGCTCGACCGGCTGCTGCCCGCGCTCAGTGAGGTTTCTGAAGCGCTCGACACGGTGAACAGCTTTCGCGACAGCCCGACCGGCACGCTCCGGCTCAATGTGCCGATCATCGTCGCGCGCATGGTGTTGCCGGGGCTGGTGGAGGGGTTCCTCAAGGCGCACCCCGGCATCACGCTGGAGGTGGCGGCGGAGGACACCTTCGTCGATGTGCTGGCGGCCGGTTTCGATGCCGGGGTGCGTTACGGCGAGCGGCTGGAACAGGACATGATCGCGGTGCCGATCGGCCCGCGCCGGCAGAGCTTCGCCGCGGGAGCCTCGCCCGCCTATCTGGCGGTGCACGGCGAACCCCGGCATCCGCGCGAGCTATTGGATCACGCCTGCATCCGCCACCGCTTCCCGAGCGGCGTGCTGCCGGCATGGGAGTTCGAGCGCAATGGCGAGATCGTGCGGGTCAATCCGGGCGGCCCGCTGATCGCCTCGAACATCGAACTGCAGCTTGCCACGGCCATCGCCGGCCTCGGCATCGTCAGCAGCTTTGAATGGTTGCTGGCGCCTTCCTTCGCGAGCGGCGCACTGGTGCCGGTGCTGCCCGACTGGTGGCAGGAATTCGAAGGGCCGTTCCTCTATTATCCGAGCCGCCGGCTGCTGCCGGCGCCGCTGCGCGCCTTTATCGACTATGTGCGCGAGAGGGGCGACGCACGCTGA
- a CDS encoding sarcosine oxidase subunit delta, with protein MLIINCPWCGKRPEIEFRYGGEAHIARPADPSTMSDAEWADFLYNRTNPKGKHAERWRHIHGCGRFFNAVRDTVSDFFVATYKPGEARPDAKESGQ; from the coding sequence ATGCTGATCATCAATTGCCCGTGGTGCGGCAAGCGTCCCGAGATCGAGTTCCGCTATGGCGGCGAGGCGCACATCGCCCGCCCCGCGGATCCGTCGACCATGTCGGACGCCGAATGGGCCGACTTCCTCTACAATCGCACCAATCCCAAGGGGAAGCACGCCGAGCGCTGGCGCCACATCCATGGCTGCGGCCGCTTCTTCAATGCGGTGCGCGACACCGTGAGCGACTTCTTCGTCGCCACCTACAAGCCGGGCGAAGCGCGCCCGGATGCGAAGGAGAGCGGACAATGA
- a CDS encoding sarcosine oxidase subunit alpha yields MSGKFRAPVGGRIDRLNPVTFAFDGVSYRGFKGDTLASALIAHGVHLVGRSFKYHRPRGIISAGSDEPNALVGVGREESRYTPNLRATQVEIHDGMMAESQNRWPSLKFDAGAMNDLAAPFLPAGFYYKTFMWPAGAWKRFYEPKIRAMAGLGRAPIVADADRYTQHYVHCDVLVVGAGPAGLAAALAAAESGARVMLCDEQQELGGSLLAETSATIEGKPASDWLARTVASLAARDNVTLLTRTTAFGYFPHNMIALAERVTDHIPSPNPKLPRERLWQVRAREVVLATGALERPLVFPDNDRPGIMLADSARTYLNRWGVKPGSRAVVFTACDSGYRAALDLAAGGVSIAAIADLRAAPEGELPARALRAGIDIRPATVVVGTKGRLRVGSAQLAKVSPEGLGPADSIDCDLVLMSGGFTPSVHLFSQSRGKLAWNKTLQAYVPGSSVERERSAGASRGIYGLEAALQDGYAQGEAAAGVAAPARGFATKAIDAGTDGFIGATPHNRNPAFTKAFVDWQNDVTSKDLKLATREGFRSIEHIKRYTTTGMATDQGKTSNMNALGIVSEALKTPVPQIGLTTFRTPYTPTTFGIFAGSSRGELFDPVRTTPIHDWAAENGAAFEDVSLWKRAWYFPKPGEDLHAAVARECKAVRDSVGIFDASTLGKIEIVGPDAAEFMNRMYTNAWAKLEPGRLRYGVMLREDGFVMDDGVVGRMAPDRFHVTTTTGGAPRVLAMMEDYLQTEWPDLDVWLTSTTEQWAVIAVQGPRAREVLAPLVEGIDLSKESMPHMSVKVGRICGVPTRLFRVSFTGELGFEVNVPAENGRFVWEAIFAEGQKHGITPYGTETMHVLRAEKGYIIVGQETDGTATPDDVNLGWAVGKAKKDFVGKRSLARAAMSAPDRKQLIGLLTTDPAIVLEEGAQVVADPKAPVPVPMLGHVTSSYHSAVLGRSIALAVVKGGRARIGEKLSVPMPDKVIEVEVTEPVFYDPKGERLDA; encoded by the coding sequence ATGAGCGGCAAGTTCCGAGCCCCGGTCGGCGGGCGCATCGACCGGCTGAACCCGGTCACCTTCGCCTTTGACGGCGTCTCCTATCGCGGCTTCAAGGGCGACACGCTGGCCTCCGCGCTGATCGCGCATGGCGTTCATCTCGTCGGCCGCTCGTTCAAGTATCACCGCCCGCGCGGCATCATCTCCGCCGGCTCGGACGAGCCGAACGCCCTGGTCGGCGTCGGCCGCGAGGAATCCCGCTACACGCCCAATCTGCGCGCCACGCAGGTCGAGATCCATGACGGCATGATGGCGGAGAGCCAGAACCGTTGGCCCTCGCTGAAGTTCGACGCCGGTGCGATGAACGACCTCGCCGCGCCGTTCCTGCCGGCCGGCTTCTACTACAAGACCTTCATGTGGCCGGCGGGCGCCTGGAAGCGCTTCTACGAGCCGAAGATCCGCGCCATGGCCGGCCTCGGCCGTGCCCCCATCGTCGCCGACGCCGACCGCTACACCCAGCACTACGTGCATTGCGACGTGCTCGTCGTCGGCGCCGGACCGGCTGGTCTCGCCGCGGCGCTCGCCGCCGCCGAGAGCGGCGCGCGGGTAATGCTGTGCGACGAGCAGCAGGAACTCGGCGGCTCGCTGCTCGCCGAGACCAGCGCCACCATCGAGGGCAAGCCGGCGAGCGACTGGCTGGCGCGCACCGTGGCGAGCCTCGCGGCGCGAGACAATGTCACGCTGCTCACCCGCACCACCGCGTTCGGCTATTTCCCGCACAACATGATCGCGCTGGCCGAGCGCGTCACCGACCATATCCCCTCGCCCAATCCCAAGCTGCCGCGCGAGCGGCTGTGGCAGGTGCGTGCCCGCGAGGTGGTGCTGGCGACCGGCGCGCTGGAGCGTCCGCTGGTGTTCCCGGACAATGACCGCCCCGGCATCATGCTGGCGGATTCGGCGCGGACCTATCTCAATCGCTGGGGCGTGAAGCCGGGCTCGCGCGCCGTGGTGTTCACCGCCTGCGATTCCGGCTACCGCGCCGCGCTCGACCTCGCCGCCGGCGGCGTCTCCATTGCCGCCATCGCCGATCTTCGCGCGGCGCCGGAGGGCGAACTGCCGGCCCGCGCGCTCCGCGCCGGCATCGACATCCGCCCAGCGACCGTGGTGGTCGGCACCAAGGGCCGGCTGCGCGTCGGCTCGGCCCAGCTCGCCAAGGTCTCGCCGGAGGGGCTTGGCCCGGCCGACAGCATCGACTGCGACCTCGTGCTGATGTCCGGCGGCTTCACCCCGAGCGTGCATCTGTTCTCGCAGTCGCGCGGCAAGCTCGCCTGGAACAAGACCCTGCAAGCCTACGTGCCGGGCTCCTCGGTGGAGCGCGAGCGATCCGCCGGCGCCAGCCGCGGCATTTATGGCCTCGAGGCGGCATTGCAGGACGGCTATGCCCAGGGCGAAGCGGCGGCTGGTGTCGCCGCGCCGGCGCGCGGCTTCGCCACGAAGGCAATCGACGCCGGCACCGACGGCTTCATCGGCGCCACCCCGCACAACCGCAACCCGGCCTTCACCAAGGCCTTCGTCGACTGGCAGAACGATGTCACCTCGAAGGACCTGAAGCTGGCGACGCGCGAGGGCTTCCGCTCCATCGAGCACATCAAGCGCTACACCACGACGGGCATGGCCACCGACCAGGGCAAGACGTCGAACATGAATGCGCTCGGCATCGTCTCCGAAGCGCTCAAGACGCCAGTACCGCAGATCGGGCTGACCACCTTCCGCACGCCCTATACGCCGACCACCTTCGGTATCTTCGCCGGTTCCTCGCGCGGCGAGTTGTTCGACCCCGTCCGCACTACGCCGATCCATGACTGGGCGGCGGAGAACGGCGCGGCGTTCGAGGATGTGTCACTGTGGAAGCGCGCCTGGTACTTCCCCAAGCCCGGCGAGGATCTGCACGCCGCGGTCGCCCGCGAGTGCAAGGCGGTGCGCGACAGCGTCGGCATCTTCGACGCCTCGACGCTCGGCAAGATCGAGATCGTCGGCCCCGACGCCGCCGAGTTCATGAACCGCATGTACACCAATGCCTGGGCCAAGCTCGAACCCGGCCGGCTGCGCTATGGCGTGATGCTGCGCGAGGACGGTTTCGTGATGGATGACGGCGTGGTCGGCCGCATGGCGCCGGACCGCTTCCATGTCACCACCACCACCGGCGGCGCACCGCGCGTGCTGGCGATGATGGAAGACTATCTCCAGACCGAATGGCCCGACCTCGATGTGTGGCTCACTTCCACCACCGAGCAATGGGCGGTGATCGCGGTGCAGGGGCCACGCGCCCGCGAGGTGCTGGCGCCGCTGGTCGAAGGCATCGACCTGTCGAAGGAATCCATGCCGCATATGAGCGTGAAGGTGGGCCGCATCTGCGGCGTGCCGACCCGGCTGTTTCGTGTCTCCTTCACCGGCGAGCTCGGCTTCGAGGTGAACGTGCCGGCGGAGAATGGCCGCTTCGTCTGGGAAGCGATCTTCGCGGAAGGGCAAAAGCACGGCATCACGCCTTATGGCACCGAGACCATGCACGTGCTGCGCGCCGAGAAGGGCTATATCATCGTCGGCCAGGAAACGGACGGCACCGCGACGCCGGACGACGTCAATCTCGGTTGGGCTGTCGGCAAGGCGAAGAAGGACTTCGTCGGCAAGCGTTCGCTCGCCCGTGCCGCCATGTCTGCGCCGGACCGCAAGCAGCTGATCGGCCTGCTCACCACCGATCCCGCCATCGTGCTGGAGGAAGGCGCGCAGGTCGTCGCCGATCCGAAGGCGCCGGTGCCGGTACCGATGCTCGGCCACGTGACCTCGTCCTATCACAGCGCGGTGCTCGGCCGTTCCATCGCGCTCGCCGTGGTCAAGGGCGGGCGCGCCCGCATCGGCGAAAAGCTGAGCGTGCCGATGCCGGACAAGGTGATCGAGGTCGAGGTGACCGAGCCGGTCTTCTACGACCCCAAGGGAGAACGCCTCGATGCTTGA